In one window of Acidimicrobiales bacterium DNA:
- a CDS encoding beta-ketoacyl-ACP synthase II yields MPRRRVAVTGLGVVASCGIGTDAFWDGLCGDAPVGDRRVHDFDPTPHFKNPKEVRRSDRCTQFAIAAADMALEQAGPLTADPFRSGVFIGTGIGGIATLEDQILIMHEKGPRRVSPFMVPMMMPNAAPAAVSMRHGFQGPAENTCTACAAGTHAVANAARLIAHGRCDVVLAGGSEAAFVETAIAGFTNMTAFSSLGISRPFDAERDGFVMGEGAGILVLEDWEMARARGATILAEILGGASTADAHHITAPSPGGVGAITCMRLALEEAEVEPDQIRHVNAHGTSTPLNDMAEAVAMAEIFGPDGPRVTSTKGITGHALGAAGAIEAVAVVLSMQKGLIPPTAGYATVDPDMPPIDLVTGSAAPWEPGISMSNSFGFGGHNGSLVIAPN; encoded by the coding sequence ATGCCCCGTCGTCGGGTCGCCGTCACGGGACTGGGCGTCGTCGCCTCGTGTGGCATAGGCACCGACGCGTTCTGGGACGGCCTCTGCGGAGACGCACCGGTGGGTGACAGGCGGGTCCACGACTTCGATCCGACCCCCCACTTCAAGAACCCGAAGGAGGTCCGACGGAGCGACCGGTGCACCCAGTTCGCCATCGCGGCCGCCGACATGGCCCTCGAGCAGGCCGGCCCCCTGACCGCCGATCCGTTCCGTAGCGGCGTGTTCATCGGTACCGGCATCGGCGGGATTGCCACCCTCGAGGATCAGATCCTGATCATGCATGAGAAAGGCCCCCGTCGGGTGTCGCCCTTCATGGTGCCCATGATGATGCCGAATGCCGCTCCGGCGGCTGTCTCCATGCGCCACGGCTTCCAGGGTCCGGCTGAGAACACCTGCACTGCGTGTGCCGCCGGCACCCATGCCGTGGCCAACGCCGCCCGCCTCATCGCCCACGGGCGCTGCGACGTTGTGCTTGCTGGCGGCAGCGAAGCGGCCTTCGTAGAGACGGCGATAGCTGGCTTCACCAACATGACCGCCTTCTCCTCGCTCGGGATCTCACGGCCGTTCGACGCCGAGCGCGACGGCTTCGTCATGGGCGAGGGCGCCGGCATCCTGGTCCTCGAGGACTGGGAGATGGCCAGGGCCAGAGGGGCAACCATCCTCGCCGAGATACTCGGAGGGGCCAGCACGGCCGACGCCCACCACATCACCGCTCCGTCTCCCGGCGGCGTCGGAGCCATCACCTGCATGCGCCTCGCCCTCGAGGAGGCCGAGGTGGAGCCTGACCAGATCCGCCACGTGAACGCCCACGGCACCTCGACCCCGTTGAACGACATGGCCGAGGCCGTGGCCATGGCCGAGATCTTCGGCCCCGACGGGCCCCGGGTCACGTCCACCAAGGGGATCACGGGCCATGCCCTCGGCGCAGCCGGCGCCATCGAGGCCGTCGCCGTCGTGCTCTCCATGCAGAAGGGGCTCATCCCCCCGACAGCCGGCTACGCCACGGTGGATCCGGACATGCCGCCGATCGACCTGGTCACCGGATCGGCGGCCCCGTGGGAGCCGGGCATCTCGATGTCTAACTCGTTCGGGTTCGGCGGCCACAACGGCAGCCTGGTGATCGCTCCGAACTGA
- the fabZ gene encoding 3-hydroxyacyl-ACP dehydratase FabZ yields the protein MTDLPPPEAVIPHRAPFLLLTEVTKVTVGERAVGYWQLTGAEPFFAGHFPGRPTLPGVLMCESIAQLGAYALLSRPDFAGRLALFGGLDGVRFRRQVLPGERLDLEVELGRVSARAGRGSGRASVDGEEACRCDLLFVFVQDA from the coding sequence ATGACCGACCTGCCGCCACCTGAGGCGGTGATACCCCACCGGGCCCCCTTCCTGCTGCTGACCGAGGTCACCAAGGTCACGGTGGGCGAACGGGCCGTGGGCTACTGGCAGTTGACGGGAGCCGAACCGTTCTTCGCAGGACACTTCCCGGGTCGCCCAACGCTCCCGGGAGTCCTGATGTGCGAGTCGATCGCACAGCTGGGGGCCTATGCGCTGCTCAGCCGGCCCGACTTCGCGGGTCGCCTGGCGCTGTTTGGGGGTCTGGACGGTGTCAGGTTCCGCCGCCAGGTCCTACCCGGGGAGAGGCTGGACCTCGAGGTCGAGTTGGGCCGGGTGTCGGCCAGGGCCGGCAGGGGGAGTGGTCGGGCGTCGGTTGACGGCGAGGAGGCCTGCCGATGTGATCTCCTCTTCGTCTTCGTACAGGACGCCTGA
- a CDS encoding HU family DNA-binding protein, with protein sequence MNKSDLIGAMAGRAGVSNKDAGACLDAFFEVVAAEVASGDAKVSVPGWISFEQVIRAARKGRNPQTGEEIQVAATRACKVSVGSKLKAAAKSSGAPGEAAAEEETPAPEEYSAPRAW encoded by the coding sequence ATGAACAAGAGCGATTTGATCGGAGCTATGGCCGGTCGGGCTGGCGTGTCCAACAAGGACGCCGGCGCCTGTCTGGACGCATTCTTCGAGGTGGTGGCCGCGGAGGTGGCATCTGGTGACGCCAAGGTGTCGGTGCCCGGCTGGATCTCGTTCGAGCAGGTCATCAGGGCCGCCCGCAAGGGCCGCAACCCGCAGACGGGTGAGGAGATCCAGGTTGCCGCCACCAGGGCCTGCAAGGTCTCGGTCGGCTCGAAGCTGAAGGCGGCCGCCAAGAGCAGCGGGGCGCCCGGCGAGGCAGCCGCAGAAGAAGAGACACCTGCACCGGAGGAGTACTCCGCTCCCCGAGCCTGGTAA
- a CDS encoding globin encodes MDRFYDGVATDELLRPLYPEDLEESRRHLAGFLQQYWGGPPDYSAERGHPRLRMRHAPFRIRTQERDAWIRHMATAVAAGDLLEAAATTVMEYFEGAASHVVNDPD; translated from the coding sequence GTGGATCGCTTCTACGACGGCGTCGCCACCGACGAGTTGCTGAGGCCCCTCTATCCGGAGGACCTGGAGGAGTCCCGTCGCCATCTGGCCGGATTCCTCCAGCAGTACTGGGGCGGGCCGCCCGACTACAGCGCGGAGCGTGGGCATCCCCGCCTCCGCATGCGCCACGCACCGTTTCGGATCAGGACACAGGAGCGCGACGCCTGGATCCGGCACATGGCCACCGCTGTGGCCGCCGGGGACCTCCTGGAGGCTGCGGCCACGACGGTGATGGAGTACTTCGAGGGTGCGGCCAGCCACGTGGTGAACGATCCCGACTGA
- the trpA gene encoding tryptophan synthase subunit alpha, with protein MSGDRVTGPVETALRARRDAGGKCLVPYLTGGLGDDWVETARAAAAAGADAIEVGIPFSDPVMDGPTIQAANDLALAGGATPVSILDALRGADVGVPLAVMTYYNIAHRMGLERFADSLLEAGVSGCILPDLPLEEAEPWLEVAADVGVESILLAAPTAPDDRLPRICGRSRGFVYGVGLLGVTGVRAELAASAVEIATRLKAVTDVPVLVGVGVGTPAQAVEASRHGDGVVVGSAVVQRMVDGAGPEGVGELVAGFRAALDAS; from the coding sequence GTGAGCGGCGATCGGGTCACCGGACCGGTGGAGACGGCGCTTCGGGCTCGGCGGGACGCTGGGGGCAAGTGCCTGGTGCCCTACCTGACCGGTGGCCTTGGCGACGACTGGGTCGAGACCGCCCGGGCCGCTGCCGCAGCGGGCGCCGACGCCATCGAGGTCGGCATCCCGTTCTCCGATCCGGTCATGGACGGGCCCACCATCCAGGCCGCCAACGACCTGGCACTGGCAGGCGGCGCCACTCCGGTCAGCATCCTCGATGCCCTCCGGGGCGCCGACGTGGGCGTCCCGCTGGCCGTGATGACGTACTACAACATCGCCCATCGGATGGGCCTGGAGAGGTTCGCCGACTCGCTGCTGGAGGCCGGTGTCTCAGGCTGCATCCTGCCCGACCTTCCCCTGGAGGAGGCCGAGCCCTGGCTGGAGGTCGCCGCCGACGTCGGCGTGGAGTCGATCCTGCTCGCCGCACCCACCGCCCCCGACGACCGCCTTCCCCGGATCTGTGGACGTTCCAGGGGCTTCGTCTACGGCGTAGGGCTCCTGGGCGTGACAGGGGTCAGGGCCGAGCTGGCGGCCAGCGCGGTCGAGATCGCCACCCGCCTGAAGGCCGTGACCGACGTTCCGGTGCTCGTCGGCGTCGGGGTGGGCACACCCGCCCAGGCGGTCGAGGCGTCGCGACACGGCGACGGCGTGGTGGTCGGCTCGGCGGTCGTGCAACGCATGGTCGACGGCGCGGGTCCGGAAGGCGTTGGCGAGCTGGTCGCCGGGTTCCGCGCCGCCCTCGACGCCTCGTGA
- the trpB gene encoding tryptophan synthase subunit beta yields MSLTDPTPDGRFGDFGGRFVPETLIPAVLELEEAFLEAWADPSYRADLDGLLADYAGRPSPMTECHNLSEQLGCRLLLKREDLNHTGSHKINNVLGQALLARRMGKTRLLAETGAGQHGVAAATAAALLGMECCVYMGEVDVQRQELNVFRMRLLGAEVRTAMSGSRTLKDAVNEAMRDWVATVEESHYCLGSVMGPHPYPWMVRTFQEVLGREAREQSETLLGGPPDVVVACVGGGSNAIGIFSGFADAATELVGVEPAGGAAIGRGVPGVVHGMESYLMQDEFGQVLEAESISAGLDYPGVGPEHSHLAAVGRARYESVTDAEVVEAFQLLSRAEGIIPALEPAHALAWVSRERASLAGRSVVLNLSGRGDKDVAQMMEILA; encoded by the coding sequence ATGAGCCTGACCGATCCGACGCCCGACGGCAGGTTCGGCGACTTCGGTGGTCGCTTCGTCCCGGAGACGCTGATCCCCGCGGTGCTGGAACTCGAGGAGGCCTTCCTGGAGGCCTGGGCCGACCCGTCCTACCGGGCCGACCTGGACGGGTTGCTGGCCGACTACGCCGGCCGGCCGTCCCCGATGACCGAATGCCACAATCTCTCCGAACAATTGGGCTGCCGGTTGCTCCTGAAGCGCGAGGACCTGAACCACACGGGTTCCCACAAGATCAACAACGTGCTCGGACAGGCGCTCCTGGCCAGGAGGATGGGCAAGACCCGGCTCCTGGCCGAGACCGGTGCCGGACAGCACGGCGTGGCCGCGGCGACGGCGGCCGCTCTGCTGGGCATGGAGTGCTGCGTCTACATGGGCGAGGTGGACGTGCAGCGCCAGGAGTTGAACGTATTTCGCATGCGGTTGCTGGGGGCCGAGGTCCGGACGGCCATGTCCGGCAGCCGGACTCTGAAGGACGCGGTGAACGAGGCCATGCGCGACTGGGTCGCCACGGTGGAGGAGTCGCACTACTGCCTCGGTTCGGTGATGGGACCCCACCCCTATCCATGGATGGTGCGAACCTTCCAGGAGGTGCTTGGTCGTGAGGCCCGGGAGCAGAGCGAGACACTGCTGGGGGGCCCACCGGACGTGGTGGTGGCCTGCGTGGGTGGTGGATCGAACGCCATAGGCATCTTCTCCGGCTTCGCCGACGCGGCGACCGAGCTGGTGGGCGTGGAGCCGGCAGGCGGGGCGGCGATCGGTCGGGGCGTGCCCGGGGTCGTCCACGGCATGGAGTCGTACCTGATGCAGGACGAGTTCGGCCAGGTCCTGGAGGCCGAGTCGATCAGCGCCGGGCTGGACTATCCGGGCGTCGGGCCGGAACACAGCCACCTGGCGGCCGTCGGGCGGGCGCGCTACGAGTCGGTCACCGATGCGGAGGTGGTGGAGGCCTTCCAGCTCCTGAGTCGGGCCGAGGGGATCATTCCGGCTCTCGAGCCGGCCCACGCTTTGGCCTGGGTGTCCAGAGAGCGGGCGTCGTTGGCCGGCAGGTCCGTGGTCCTGAACCTCTCGGGTCGTGGCGACAAGGACGTCGCCCAGATGATGGAGATCCTGGCGTGA
- a CDS encoding phosphoribosylanthranilate isomerase encodes MFVKICGITCAEDALLATALGADALGFVFAPSRRQVSETVVRDIVGQLPHDVLTVGVFRNTGKTRVVEIVNRIGLKAAQLHGRESPATCRWVAERVPLTIRALPAGSPDLQRFDEYDADLLLLDSAAPGSGEVFDWALAEGAPANRRTLLAGGLTPDNVGSAIEQVDPYGVDVSSGVESGPGRKDPRLLRAFITTARAAQPVRYEGDVERQPFDWQEEEWR; translated from the coding sequence GTGTTCGTGAAGATCTGCGGTATCACGTGCGCCGAGGACGCCCTGCTGGCAACCGCCCTGGGTGCCGATGCGCTGGGCTTCGTATTCGCCCCGTCCCGCCGGCAGGTGTCCGAGACGGTGGTGCGCGACATCGTCGGCCAACTGCCCCACGACGTCCTGACCGTGGGGGTGTTCCGGAACACCGGGAAGACCCGGGTCGTCGAGATCGTGAACCGGATCGGCCTGAAGGCGGCCCAGTTGCACGGCCGGGAATCTCCGGCCACCTGTCGCTGGGTGGCCGAGAGGGTTCCGTTGACGATCCGCGCCCTGCCGGCGGGCTCACCCGACCTGCAACGGTTCGACGAGTACGACGCCGACCTCCTCCTCCTGGACTCGGCGGCTCCCGGCTCCGGCGAGGTCTTCGACTGGGCCCTGGCGGAAGGGGCGCCGGCGAACCGTCGGACCCTGCTGGCCGGCGGCCTCACCCCCGACAACGTCGGTTCGGCGATCGAGCAGGTGGACCCCTACGGTGTCGACGTCTCGTCCGGGGTCGAGTCAGGCCCGGGTCGCAAGGACCCTCGGTTGCTCCGGGCGTTCATTACCACCGCGAGGGCGGCACAACCCGTCCGCTACGAGGGCGATGTGGAGCGTCAACCCTTCGACTGGCAGGAGGAGGAGTGGCGGTGA
- a CDS encoding indole-3-glycerol phosphate synthase TrpC, protein MATYLDRILSDHRSAAAVDTRSLDGLMDLARSRPAVRGFGAALRGGAGTEPAIIAEVKRRSPSRGDLVADLDPAETASQYVLGGATCISVLTEAGHFGGSVEDLTRAREAVTVPVLRKDFTIDARDVCDARIMGADAVLLIASALDDAELVDHHALALELGLDALVEVHDEPELERALAVGARLVGVNQRDLATFEVDMARAVRMAPLIPDAVTSVAESGIRGPQDAATLLEAGYHALLVGESVVTAGDRAGAIRALRGVGAGE, encoded by the coding sequence GTGGCCACCTACCTGGACCGAATTCTCTCCGACCACAGGTCTGCGGCTGCCGTCGACACCCGGAGCCTCGATGGCCTCATGGATCTGGCCCGTTCCCGACCTGCCGTCCGCGGATTCGGAGCAGCGCTGCGGGGCGGTGCCGGCACCGAGCCGGCGATCATCGCCGAGGTCAAGCGCCGGTCCCCCTCCAGGGGTGACCTGGTCGCCGACCTGGACCCGGCGGAGACGGCCTCCCAGTACGTCCTCGGGGGTGCGACATGCATCTCGGTCCTGACCGAAGCGGGCCACTTCGGAGGCTCGGTGGAGGACCTGACGAGGGCACGGGAGGCCGTCACGGTCCCGGTGCTCCGCAAGGACTTCACCATCGACGCCCGTGACGTCTGCGATGCCCGCATCATGGGTGCCGACGCCGTCCTCCTCATAGCATCGGCCCTGGACGACGCCGAGCTGGTGGACCACCACGCCCTGGCGCTCGAGCTCGGGTTGGACGCCCTGGTCGAGGTCCACGACGAGCCCGAGTTGGAGCGGGCGCTGGCGGTCGGAGCCCGGCTCGTCGGCGTGAACCAGCGGGACCTGGCCACCTTCGAGGTGGACATGGCGCGGGCTGTCCGCATGGCCCCCCTCATTCCGGATGCCGTCACCAGCGTCGCCGAGTCGGGGATACGCGGCCCACAGGACGCAGCGACCCTCCTCGAAGCCGGTTACCACGCCCTCCTGGTGGGAGAGTCGGTCGTGACCGCAGGAGACAGGGCCGGGGCCATCCGGGCCCTCCGGGGCGTCGGAGCAGGGGAGTAG
- the trpE gene encoding anthranilate synthase component I, with amino-acid sequence MVSPDRGEFRRLARSHSVVPVWRELLADLTTPVSLFARCVGDGEGFLLESVERGETWGRWSFIGRRPSATLTSIGGELVVEGDLPEGIRTGDGLLAALEDLLAHFESPTIEGMPPLHGGLMGYLGYDVVREVEHLPDVPPDDKGFPDGVMSVIGELVAIDHWRQRAVLIVNVVVPDDADDATLDAAYDEAVSSLEVLASDGARPLDEPLMEPPDPDDEPPEVTSSMGPVLYGAAVEAAREHIFAGDVFQVVLSQRFDVDLDAEPFDVYRVLRQLNPSPYMYFLRYDNLSVVGASPEPMVRLLDGRVVSRPIAGTRRRGRTDADDRRMAAELAEDPKEVAEHVMLLDLARNDVGRVVRFGTEEVEEMMTLERYSHVMHLTSQVAGDLADGCTPIDVLRATLPAGTVSGAPKVRAMEIIDALEPVKRGPYAGVVGYFDFSGNIDTAIAIRTMLVADGVASVQAGAGIVADSVPELEHLECQNKARALLSAIPAARRMTAARRATSVPDEETRG; translated from the coding sequence GTGGTCTCGCCCGATCGCGGGGAGTTCCGGAGGCTGGCCCGCAGCCACTCCGTGGTTCCCGTGTGGAGGGAACTCCTGGCCGACCTGACCACCCCGGTCTCGCTCTTCGCCCGCTGCGTCGGCGATGGTGAGGGCTTCCTGCTCGAGAGCGTGGAAAGGGGCGAGACCTGGGGTCGTTGGTCGTTCATCGGCCGGCGACCCTCGGCAACCCTCACCTCGATCGGGGGCGAGCTGGTTGTCGAAGGTGACCTGCCGGAGGGCATCCGGACCGGCGACGGTCTGCTGGCCGCCCTCGAGGACCTGTTGGCCCACTTCGAATCACCGACCATCGAGGGCATGCCGCCCCTGCACGGCGGGCTGATGGGCTACCTGGGATACGACGTGGTGAGGGAGGTCGAGCACCTTCCGGACGTACCTCCCGACGACAAGGGCTTCCCGGACGGGGTGATGTCGGTCATAGGCGAGCTGGTGGCGATCGATCACTGGCGCCAGCGGGCCGTGCTCATCGTGAACGTGGTCGTGCCCGACGATGCAGACGATGCGACGCTGGACGCCGCCTATGACGAAGCGGTCTCCAGCCTGGAGGTTCTGGCCAGCGACGGGGCCCGTCCCCTCGACGAACCCCTCATGGAGCCACCCGATCCCGATGACGAGCCGCCGGAGGTGACGTCCAGCATGGGTCCCGTGCTCTACGGGGCCGCAGTCGAGGCGGCGCGGGAGCACATCTTCGCCGGAGACGTGTTCCAGGTGGTCCTCTCCCAACGGTTCGACGTGGACCTCGACGCCGAGCCGTTCGACGTCTACCGCGTGCTCCGCCAACTCAATCCCAGCCCCTACATGTACTTCCTTCGCTACGACAACCTGTCGGTGGTCGGCGCATCGCCGGAGCCGATGGTCCGCCTCCTGGACGGGCGGGTGGTCTCCCGGCCGATCGCCGGGACCCGCCGCAGGGGCCGGACCGACGCCGACGACCGCCGGATGGCTGCCGAGTTGGCCGAGGATCCCAAGGAGGTCGCCGAGCACGTGATGCTGCTGGACCTTGCCCGCAACGACGTGGGACGGGTCGTGCGGTTCGGCACCGAGGAGGTGGAGGAGATGATGACGTTGGAGCGCTACAGCCACGTCATGCACCTGACCAGCCAGGTGGCCGGCGACCTTGCCGACGGGTGCACCCCGATCGATGTGCTGCGCGCCACCCTGCCGGCCGGCACGGTGTCCGGCGCCCCAAAGGTCCGGGCCATGGAGATCATCGACGCCCTGGAGCCGGTCAAGCGGGGGCCGTACGCGGGCGTGGTCGGCTACTTCGACTTCTCGGGCAACATCGACACGGCGATCGCCATCCGCACGATGCTTGTGGCCGATGGCGTGGCCTCGGTGCAGGCGGGCGCGGGCATCGTGGCCGACAGCGTCCCCGAGCTGGAACACCTGGAATGCCAGAACAAGGCCAGAGCGCTGCTGTCGGCCATTCCGGCGGCCCGTCGCATGACTGCGGCCCGGCGTGCCACCTCGGTACCAGATGAGGAGACCCGTGGCTGA
- the hisI gene encoding phosphoribosyl-AMP cyclohydrolase, whose amino-acid sequence MSDVATPISTPISVTTEQLGRVTFNEAGLVPAIVQEEHTGRILMMAWMNADSLRETMATGRTWFWSRSRQEYWCKGETSGDRQYVREAYYDCDGDTLLFVVEQEGRGACHTGEYSCFFRAFGPDAD is encoded by the coding sequence ATGTCCGACGTCGCTACGCCCATCTCCACCCCGATTTCCGTCACCACCGAGCAACTCGGTCGGGTCACCTTCAACGAGGCCGGGCTCGTGCCGGCAATCGTCCAGGAGGAGCACACGGGGCGGATCCTGATGATGGCCTGGATGAACGCCGACTCGCTTCGCGAGACGATGGCGACCGGCCGGACGTGGTTCTGGAGTCGAAGCCGTCAGGAGTACTGGTGCAAGGGCGAGACGTCGGGCGACCGGCAGTACGTCCGCGAGGCCTACTACGACTGTGACGGCGACACCCTCCTGTTCGTGGTCGAGCAGGAGGGTCGGGGAGCGTGCCACACGGGCGAGTACAGCTGCTTCTTCCGGGCATTCGGCCCCGACGCCGACTGA
- a CDS encoding co-chaperone GroES, with protein sequence MSRTTTTAAGGEAVMPGPSDHEGLPIKMLNDRILVRTDTDEGERRSTGGILIPATAQVGKRLSWAQVVAAGPNVRSMEVGDQVLFNPEDRYEVEVRGHDYIILRERDVHAVAAHRLEEGSTGLYL encoded by the coding sequence GTGAGCAGGACCACGACCACCGCCGCCGGGGGCGAGGCCGTGATGCCGGGGCCCTCTGACCACGAGGGCCTCCCGATCAAGATGCTCAACGACCGGATCCTCGTCCGGACCGACACCGACGAGGGTGAGCGACGCTCCACCGGGGGCATCCTCATCCCGGCCACCGCGCAGGTCGGCAAGCGCCTGTCATGGGCTCAGGTGGTGGCGGCGGGTCCCAACGTGCGCTCCATGGAGGTCGGCGACCAGGTTCTGTTCAACCCTGAGGACCGCTACGAGGTCGAGGTCCGGGGCCACGACTACATCATCCTCCGGGAGCGGGACGTCCACGCTGTAGCCGCCCATCGCCTGGAGGAGGGCAGCACCGGGCTCTACCTGTGA
- the hisF gene encoding imidazole glycerol phosphate synthase subunit HisF has translation MQTVRVVPCLDVDGGRVVKGVNFVGLRDAGDPVELAARYDREGADELVFLDIRASVDSRDTTIDMVRRTAEEVFIPFTVGGGIRSVEDARGILRAGADKVSVNTAAVDGPELVTGLAAEFGIQCVVVAVDARRSTAVPSGFEVFTNGGRTPTGRDAVAWVAEVVALGAGEILLTSMDRDGTRDGFDIEMLKAVGAVATVPLIASGGVGDLDHLVQGATEGGADAVLAASIFHFGEHTVADAKRHLAGAGVAVRPPAA, from the coding sequence ATGCAGACCGTCAGGGTCGTGCCCTGCCTCGACGTGGACGGGGGTCGTGTCGTCAAGGGGGTCAACTTCGTGGGCCTGCGGGATGCAGGTGACCCGGTGGAGTTGGCTGCCCGCTACGACCGTGAGGGCGCCGACGAGCTGGTGTTCCTCGACATCAGGGCCTCGGTCGACTCCAGGGACACAACGATCGACATGGTCCGCCGGACCGCCGAAGAGGTGTTCATACCATTCACCGTGGGAGGCGGCATCCGCTCGGTGGAGGATGCCCGGGGAATTCTGCGCGCGGGCGCCGACAAAGTGTCCGTGAACACGGCGGCGGTCGACGGGCCGGAGCTCGTAACCGGACTCGCCGCCGAGTTCGGAATCCAGTGCGTGGTCGTGGCCGTGGACGCCAGACGCAGCACAGCGGTGCCCAGCGGCTTCGAGGTCTTCACCAATGGTGGCCGCACACCCACTGGTCGCGACGCCGTGGCCTGGGTCGCAGAGGTGGTGGCGCTCGGTGCCGGCGAGATCCTCCTCACCTCGATGGACCGCGACGGCACTCGTGACGGGTTCGACATCGAGATGCTGAAGGCCGTCGGGGCGGTGGCCACGGTGCCCCTCATCGCCAGCGGAGGCGTGGGCGACCTGGACCACCTGGTGCAGGGCGCGACCGAAGGTGGGGCCGACGCGGTGCTGGCAGCATCCATATTCCACTTCGGCGAGCACACGGTGGCCGACGCCAAGCGGCACCTGGCCGGGGCCGGTGTCGCCGTGCGTCCCCCCGCCGCCTGA
- the hisA gene encoding 1-(5-phosphoribosyl)-5-[(5-phosphoribosylamino)methylideneamino]imidazole-4-carboxamide isomerase, producing MSAAPALFPAIDLRDGRCVRLMQGDYDRETVYGDDPVAQARAFQEAGAAWVHIVDLDAARTGEPVNRPVVSAVAEALDIGVQAGGGVRTVDDARALFDAGVTRVVMGTAAIESPDLVTSVAAIGRVAVGLDVRGDEVAVRGWTVASGLGLYDALDRFSTLGTDAFVITRIERDGTLGGPDLDGLGGALAATGIDVVASGGVGSPSDLENLADLEVDGRRLAGIIIGRAIYEGTVDLATAVRTLGGR from the coding sequence ATGAGCGCCGCCCCGGCACTGTTTCCGGCGATCGACCTCCGGGACGGACGCTGCGTCAGGCTCATGCAGGGGGACTACGACCGGGAGACCGTCTACGGCGACGACCCGGTGGCCCAGGCCCGGGCTTTCCAGGAGGCCGGTGCCGCGTGGGTACACATCGTCGACCTGGATGCCGCCCGTACCGGCGAGCCGGTGAACCGCCCGGTGGTCTCAGCGGTCGCCGAGGCCCTGGACATCGGGGTCCAGGCCGGGGGCGGTGTCCGTACGGTCGACGACGCCCGGGCGCTCTTCGACGCCGGCGTCACCCGCGTGGTGATGGGCACCGCTGCGATCGAGTCACCCGACCTGGTGACCTCGGTGGCCGCCATCGGCCGCGTAGCCGTGGGCCTCGACGTACGCGGCGACGAGGTGGCGGTGCGCGGCTGGACTGTCGCCAGCGGCCTCGGCCTGTACGACGCCCTGGATCGGTTCTCCACGCTCGGCACCGATGCCTTCGTGATCACCCGGATCGAGCGGGACGGCACCCTCGGGGGTCCCGACCTCGACGGGCTGGGCGGGGCCCTGGCGGCGACCGGGATAGACGTCGTGGCCTCGGGCGGAGTGGGCAGCCCGTCCGACCTGGAGAACCTGGCAGACCTGGAGGTGGATGGTCGGCGCCTTGCGGGAATCATCATCGGACGGGCCATTTACGAGGGGACGGTGGACCTGGCGACAGCCGTCCGGACGCTGGGCGGCCGCTGA
- the hisH gene encoding imidazole glycerol phosphate synthase subunit HisH: MTRPLVAVLDYGIGNLRSAQKALQRVGADARLTDDPDLVARADGVVLPGVGAFGRCVEALGSSGLTGVATDAALEAMGGGRPFLGICVGLQLLYEGSGECPEMLGLGVMDGRVDLLAGDVKRPQMQWNRLECRRDHPMFDGLGEEPWTYFVHSYAAAVGPDTVATCRYGTEVCAAVARGNLWACQFHPEKSGDTGLRILTNFVEALATVPA; encoded by the coding sequence GTGACGAGACCCCTGGTCGCCGTCCTCGACTACGGCATCGGGAACCTGCGCTCCGCCCAGAAGGCCCTCCAGCGCGTCGGCGCCGATGCCCGGCTGACCGATGACCCGGACCTGGTGGCACGTGCCGACGGGGTCGTGTTGCCAGGAGTCGGCGCCTTCGGCCGGTGCGTGGAGGCGCTGGGCTCCTCCGGCCTGACCGGTGTGGCCACCGACGCAGCCCTCGAGGCGATGGGTGGCGGTCGGCCGTTCCTGGGAATCTGCGTCGGCCTGCAACTCCTCTACGAGGGGAGCGGCGAATGTCCCGAAATGCTGGGCCTGGGCGTGATGGACGGACGGGTCGACCTGCTGGCGGGTGACGTGAAGCGGCCCCAGATGCAGTGGAACCGACTCGAGTGCCGGCGGGACCACCCCATGTTCGATGGCCTGGGCGAGGAGCCATGGACCTACTTCGTCCACAGCTACGCCGCAGCGGTCGGACCCGACACGGTGGCCACCTGCCGGTATGGCACCGAGGTCTGCGCCGCCGTAGCCAGGGGCAACCTCTGGGCGTGTCAGTTTCACCCCGAGAAGTCGGGCGACACCGGACTCCGGATCCTGACCAACTTCGTGGAGGCCCTGGCCACGGTGCCCGCATGA